The DNA region CTTTTGATGGCTCACACTCATAcctcgcactcacactcgcacacagTTACACACACACGAGGCCCATTGAAGGTCCTTCAGCTGGATTTGATGATGGCCATCAAATCGCCAGCAGCCGCAGAAAACGGGCAGCACCTTGAAAATCTCAACCTTGtcgagctgagctgagctgtaAATCGCTCGTGTGCCGCAGCCTTGCACAGATTTTTCCGACTTTTTCCACACGCCTTGCGTCTGCACAGTGAAAATTCACAGATCGATGAATCCTAATTGAATGTCCTTAAAATACGCAAATGGCTTGCTGCACCAGGATTGCCAGCAAATTTGGTTTTGAATCGCAAATGATTGATACATATACTTATAAGTCTTAATGGTTCTTATTTATAActaaaaaagtatataacattttaacttgtattataataatttcatttaccCGTTTAGGCTAGTTTGGCTTTAAAATTAGTTGGTATTTAGTTGTGATATTTATTGTAATGTTTTTCTTGCTGTGTAAGAAAGCGACCTCCTCTGCCATTTGCCGTcttgcatctgcatctgcgcGACTgaaaacacacacgcacactgaAAAGGACTAtgttattgttgctattgtGCGTCAGCAGATCCTTCTGCCCATCCTCCCCCACCTCccctctctctgtctctctctatctctatctccaCTCACCAGTTTGCACCTTTATGATTTGAGTGAGTAGCTCACGTTCACGTCCacactcacattcacattcacattcacctTCACCCTCGGCTCAgcgactggctgactgacCCATTGTTTGTCAATTTTCCACTCCTGGCCAACATTTTCCTGGTCCATTGTTTGCTGTCATCTGCAGCGCTCCTAAGTCCTAAATCCTAAATCCTCAATCCTCCTGCCTGCCGAGATTTTCCGGGTCCATCAGTCAGTTTTCCTCTGCTGCTCCTGCGCAACGGTTGTGTTTTCCTTGTGATATTTTAACGTTAACGTTATATTCTATTTCGATTTTGTTGCGGCTTCTGCTCGTTTGACAATCTGAAGCTGAATGCAATCGGAAAGCTTCAAAAGCTTTAACCTTAACCTTATCAttatctttatctttatctGGATTGGATCTATCGTTCTCTGTTAATCTGCGATTTCTGTGCGGAATAACGGCCCTTGAGAACCATTGCTCTTCAGCCATTATGAACGCTCCACTTTTTGGCGCATTTCGTTTCGTCGTCTTGTCCATGCGTCTGTGTCTCGTCCAACGTTTTAATTAGCAAAAATCTAAAACTAAATCCTTAAaagaataattaattaacGGAATAAACTATATTGTGTgactcgtgtgtgtgtgtttttcaaCGGTCGGCAAGCTGGAGAACTCGCTGCTGTTGAAGCTGCTCAATCTTTTGGCCAGGCACTCGAATTCCGACAGTAATTTCGTCAAAGTTGAATTCGAGCGCAGCATCATGGATCTCATACAAGAGCCAAGGTGACCCCCCCATTCTATGCTCTTCAAGATGCATCTAAATTAAGTTATCTGCTTTGAAATACCTTAATATGTAACATGTAGTTTATATAAGCTGAAGAATTCTAACTAATACCGAACATTTCCTCCTCGAATTCCTTGCAGATTGCCGGTGAACGAATGTCAGGCAAGCCAAACAGCTAGAGTCACCTCGAACCTGCACGCATCCAGTAGCACGATGGCGGTCAGCCGTGTACCCTCGCCGCCCTTGCCGGAAGTTAATACGCCAGTTGCCGAGAACTGGTGTTACACGCAGGTAAGTCCAGCCATCCACCCGATGGGATTAGGTTTCCACATCCCTATCTGTGTGTTTTTCGCATTCCTATGGATTTGCAAACGAACATCtgagccagcagccagcagccagccgATCGGATTTCACAAATATTGTAAACTGAATCCATATCGTTGTAAAGGCGGTAAATGCATTTCCGTTGTGAGTGCACAGGCACAGGTACAGATGTGTGTTGTGTGGCTCAGGTGATGGAAACCGGATAAgtttgtggcactttatacatgggaatttatttatactaATCCCGCACTCAACTATCTGCTTTTTTTCCGCAGGTCAAAGTGGTTAAATTTAGTTATATGTGGACCATAAATAACTTTAGTTTTTGTCGGGAAGAAATGGGTGAAGTACTCAAATCGTCCACATTCTCAGCCGGTGCTAATGACAAACTAAAATGGTGAGTACATTAATCCCAGCTTACTGATCCACAAGATGCTaatcgttttgtttttgtgccaCAGGTGTTTACGGGTTAACCCCAAGGGTCTCGATGAGGAGAGCAAGGATTACCTTTCTTTATACCTACTGTTAGTTTCGTGTAACAAATCAGAAGTCAGAGCCAAGTTCAAATTTTCCATACTGAATGCCAAGCGTGAGGAAACCAAAGCAATGGAATCGCAAAGGTATGTGCGATCTGTAAACAAACGATTGATCTTCTGCTAAATTGCTTATCCATCCATCTCCCGCAGAGCTTATCGTTTTGTGCAGGGCAAAGATTGGGGCTTCAAGAAGTTCATACGCCGCGACTTCCTGCTGGACGAGGCCAACGGCCTGCTGCCGGAGGACAAGCTGACCATCTTCTGCGAGGTCAGCGTCGTGGCGGACAGCGTGAACATCTCCGGACAATCCAATATCGTGCAGTTCAAAGTGCCCGAGTGCAAGCTGTCCGAGGATCTTGGCAACCTCTTCGACAACGAGAAGTTCAGCGACGTCACGCTCTCCGTGGGCGGTCGAGAGTTCCAGGCGCACAAGGCCATATTGGCAGGTAAGATACCACAACAGAGCACCAGCAAATACTTGTTTATTTAACCAATGAAATCCGAATGCTCCTATTTTACTTTAccattatattaattattataaattaacGTACTTGCAGCGCGCAGCGATGTCTTTGCGGCCATGTTCGAGCATGAGATGGAGGAGCGAAAGCTGAATCGTGTCGCCATAACCGATGTGGATCATGAGGTTCTTAAAGAAATGCTGCGATTCATATACACGGGCAAGGCGCCCAATCTAGAAAAAATGGCTGATGATCTCCTAGCGGCTGCTGATAAGGTGAGTGTGCCCCTCCCCCTCAAATTACCCCCCTAGAGAAAGAAggtttattaatattaatattataattaatattgcAGTATGCACTCGAAAAGCTGAAAGTGATGTGCGAGGAGGCGCTGTGCGTCAATCTCTCTGTAGAAACAGCAGCCGAAACACTAATATTAGCTGATCTCCACAGTGCGGATCAATTGAAAGCACAAACGATAGATTTCATAAATACGTAAGTTGTTAATTGAGTTTCCCTCTGATCTGATCCAATCAGTTAGCTAACCGATGGTTTTATCACATTTACAGTCATGCCACCGATGTGATGGAAACCTCTGGCTGGCAAAATATGATCACAACACATTCACATTTGATAGCGGAGGCATTTCGTGCGCTCGCAACACAACAAATCCCACCAATTGGACCACCAAGGAAACGCGTAAAAATGAGCTGAAACCACAATGCAACAACCACACCACTATCAACAATAACAActacagcaacaactacaataacaacagcagaagcaaATCGTACACCAACCACAAtcaacaaacagcaaaaacaaccaGAACAACAAGAACCCACTACTACCAACAGTCGATCCAACAACATTTGCAATAGAAAGCAGAACTCCAGTCGCTGCAGCAGGCATGTTGATGGATACTTGGATCGATTGGCGGAAAACCTCAAGAAAGCATACGGCAATACTACAAACACAATAGATTATATTAACAGCAGACAGATAATGCAAATGCaggagcaaaagcaaaagcagagcGAGCCGTACCGTTTATTGTTTCGATTTCAAGTAATTTAATTCACTTTGATAAACTtgattttaaatgtattttatttgttgatttaataTTACCTATGATTAATATGTTTACGAGTAATAATTATGAATTAATTTTAATCTTAAGTCAAAACACAACTtgaaaaaaaagcagcaatTAAAGcaagaaacaacaaaacaaacaaaaagaaaaaaaacaattaataatacaaacaaaaaaagagcataaaaaacaaaacggaaagtaaaataaattaaatttaaagtaaagtaaaaacTAAAAGTAAAAAATCGAAGGCGTAAATACAgcaagaaataaagaaattcactGAGAAAGCgtaactattattattattattattattacatattataATTACCGATTACTGCGTATAATTACAAAGCGTACACTTTGATTGTGATGTATATTCGATGAGTATGACTAATGAGTAACGAGTAAATGAGTAATGATACGGATATGATAATGAAGTTGATTTATATATTGTGTATATGTAAACTCGGAGAACTTTTCAGAGCATTCACGGTTTAATtgcacccaccacccaccaaaaTTAAAGAACTCCCCCTTGAATTTGAGGAGAATGTAAAAATCTATTGTTTACCAGAGTCTACTGTTCTATACTTTTATTCTCATTTCATCGCTGAATTCAAATcttgaacttttgtttttcaattgcCCCTAAATTTCTTAAGTATCTAAATCTTAAAATCAGACATCTGTTTCTCTTTGTTAAGCgcaaaatgtaattaatttgttgtacaaaactacaaaaacaaacaaaacattgTCGAAATAAACGCAAGCAGTAGCAATTTGTGTATAGTAAGCAgataaaaagtgaaaaaccaACACCACTCTTGCATCGATTCATTTTGTAAAAGGGGAGATTCTCTGGGGTGGTTTCTCTTCTGATTGATTCCGAATATTTCCGCTTTTCCCACAAACGAAGGCTAAAAGTTAGAAGTACGAGTAAAGTAAACGTGATAACAATTATCTAActaataaacaaaagaaatgcgACGCAGGAGGAATGAcatttttatatgcaaaaatgCAGATCGCTAACTTGGTGTGTACAATTCAGGTATTCAGGAAAGGGTAGAATTTTTgcaataaagtaaaataatattattaggAGCAAACAACTATGAACGATTTCCATTGTATGTGTACTTCCGTTTGACTTCGCATGTGATTTGCTATCAAGAAAGTGTAAATAAACTAGCCTTAGTCGCAgcaattacattttgtttcGAGTGCACAATTAACTAGTTACAAGTCCAATGCTTTAATCAATGTATGTGCGTGTCTGTATAGTAATAGGTAACCGATATTAGCCTTTGGAATGGATGGGAGCACGGGATGACTCGCTGCAGCGAATTGTATCTTTTTTCGGCATGCTTAGCTATGTTTATTTCGCCCGCCTCCAATCCCAATCTTAATCCCAAGTGCGGTCATCCCCCAGTCGAGAAGCACTTGCAGTGTTGCGTTTTGTATTGCTCTCTGCTCGCAGGTGGAGCGAAATGCTTGAAGAAATGGGTGAAGACAAAACTAGCCATCTAAAATGTGTATCTAGCAAAGCGACAAATTTTTTGCATGCCAATCTAAATGTGTAGAAATTGACAAACAACAATGAACGAAAACACTGCACTCATGGGCAATACAAGTGACAAGTGACAGCaacacaacatttttaaaagcgaaattgtaattgtatttaacaatattagataataaattaatatgttCTAAAATTACGCCGATGGCTCTCATttcttctcctgctcctcgaGAAACTGCTGCAGCAGTCCGCCATCAATGGGAATGGTTAGCTGTTCGGAACCATCAACGCTCCGCTTTGATTTGACCAGCTTGTGGTCGAGGAACTCGGTGAGCTGGGCACGCAGAGCCAGATCTGAGCTGACCAAAAAGGCTTCGCGACAACTCGAGTAGAGGTCCCTGAACGGCATGCCCTGGTATGTGGCGTTGCCCTTGTTCTTCAATTGGTACTTAACAATCAGCATGTAAATGCCACGCGAATTGGTCGTTAGCGATGAGAAGACACTGCGCATCGAGGAGAGGGCCAATTCACCCGAATTCTGCACCAGCAGCGAGTTCTCGAAAGCAGTTTCGTTCGTGTATGGCAGCATTGTTGTGCAGTCCCACCAAGAGAAGTTAAAGCTGCTCAGCTTTCCCTGGTCCCACACTGCAAATGGGGAAACAATAATTAGTTTGGCTGTCGCACTACAAAGAACTCAAAGTACTCACGCAGTGGGGTGTTTATATGATCAATGGAGGCCATCAGATGAATGTTTGGTACGCGCGCCAGGCGCGATAGAATCGCCTGTGCCTTTACGTTGCGAAGCATGGCTCCATCCAGGTTATGGACGATTAGGAACAAGTGTGTTTCTGGTATTAGTGCGAACTCCTCCTCGATCATATCGACTGCTTCATGTGGATTAGCCGGGCTTATGCCCGCATCCAATATATCGCTTGTGATGCTATCCAGCATATCCTTGATGGTCAGACTGGGAAAGAAGCCATTCACCACCAGTACGGTTTGTTTCTGCAAAACTTCGCGATGGAATGACTGCAGCAGCTGGCGCTTGGAGCCCAATCCATATAGGAGTATATTGAAGCCCTCATTCAGAATGCACATCCACTTGGGAAAGTACGAACGATACTCCTCCATAATGGCATTAATAGATCCCTCATGCTCCGTGGACAGCTTGATTTCCGACAGCAAACTGAACACACGATCGGCGGCCAGACGAGGATTCTTTAAGCGATCCAAGGTGTGATCCGAAGTGAGGATCTTGCTGCTGGCATGCGAGTGAAAGTAGCCATCGCTCTCGGGCACAAACTCATTCGACTTTTTGGCCCTCGCCGATTGTCGCAGGCGGGCTGCCGATGGAGTCTTCGGCAGAACGGGCACAACAATGGCACGGCGAGCTTTAGAGGGCGTCTTGGGCTCATCATCGGCAGCGTCGTTGTCGGAGGAGTTGCCTGCAtcgctgctactgctgctggaggaggaTTCCTCGTCACTGGGCCGGAAGTCGCTTTCGTCTCCGGAAAAATCCTCATCTGAGTCGGCCACTATTTTCGCGATCTCTGAAAGGGAAAATGGATTTATGCATAATCCAAAAAATCATAAGAGCAGAGGAAGGAAAGGGCTACCCACGATTCTTGACCTGGGTGCGCACATGGGCGGGAGTCTTTGGCTGATCCGTGGACTTCTTGCGCTTCGTATCCGGAGTCTTGAGCCCCAGACGCGGAGTTTTCGGTGTCTTGGGCGTGCAGGGCGTGGCATTTAGGGCGGCCAGAGCCATGGCGTCGCGTTTCTTGGGCGTATTGAAGCCAAACATGCTGGTGCCGGCCACATTGTACTCGGATTGGAGTAGATGGAGATCCTTGGCAGTGGGTCGGGCTGCATTCTCCGATTCCTCGAGACTTTCTTCCTGTTCCACATCCTCCACCTCACTGCTCCGTTCATCGGACAGTTCCACATAATTCACAACAATTCGCTCCTCCTGCCCTTTCCCATTGGTTTCCTCCTTGTAGGCCTGGTATTTTTTGGTGGGACTTGGCCGTCGTGTGGAACGCCGACTGGTGACCTTGGTCTGGGACTCCACTGCGTCCTCAACCCGGGCCGTGTCTAAGTCCTCGGATTCCTCCTCCGAATTCGTAAGGTTCTCAATGGACTTGAGGTTCTCCTTCCGCGGCGTCTTGTAACCGCCTTTGTTGCTGGCACTCATCTCGCTTGCCACTCCACTGGGCAAAATAAACTACCAAAATATTCAATTggtaaacaaatatttcgCAAAATACACTCAATGCTCAGAAGTGGCGGGAATTATCGATAACCAAGACATGACGCGAGTGTGGCCAGCTGTCGCCTAGGAAGTAGCTAAGTTTCTAGCTAAAAACAAAGCTAGGTGAAAAATAATAcagattaatatttaattcttgGAATATGTACAAAAACAGTTAAAAGGTAATAATTGGAACTTCTATAAATGGGAAAGCTcttaaatatcaataaaagtcaatacaaaaaattatatgacaaatttattttttaaaacctAATAAAAGAATGCAAGCAAAGTTCGAATTTAAATGGCAGCAGTACTGTGAAACGTTACATGCAGCGGGTATCGATACATTTGAATAACAATCCAGTCACTGACAGAAGCTGAATTTTTTGTCAGGAGGAATTaagttaagtttttaaaaagATCAATTAtcacaataaacaatttctaACAAATTCACCACACTGACGAGCAAGTAAGTTGCTAATGAAAGacctaaataaatattatatatatctacttattatttatatttatttattaaaaaaaaaaaatagtataGTTAATAAAAAGAAGGGCCAAAATATACATTGAAAAGCAATAGTTAGAAAATTAGCTTAGAAcatggaaatattttaatgtttaacaattaaatatttctacaATTTGGAAGGCAActtgttttgtttgaattaaaaaaatcttgtggaaaatattaatatcccataacacttaaaaaaaaacagctttctggaagtttttaatttattaggCTGAATTAAAACTGTTTACTAAAAAGCATCTTAAACAGaagaaataatataattatatattaacaACTAACTGTTGACAAATTCTCAATGGCGCTTGCGCGGATGCGACGCGGAAGTGGAGGAGTATGCGTTCGAGCTGGAGTGGTGAGTGCTGCGCGACTTGGAGCGGGATCTCGTGCGGTGTCGCTTGCgtccgctgctgctgctgccatgATCGTGGCTACGGCTGCTGCTCTGCCGCGAGGAGCGGTGGTagcagctgctgccgccaGCATCTTCGCCAGAATGGCTGGACTCGCGATGTCGACGCTGCTTCTGGCGATGACTTCCACTACTGCTGCCGCCACTGAACTGGCTGCGATGCTGCCGATGACCCCTATCACGGTCTCGTTCCCGTTCTCGTTCCCGGTCCCTGTCCCGATCGCGCTCCCGCTCTCTTTCTTTGTCGCGATCGCGACGCTCGTATTTGCTCCGACTGCTGCCGTGGTGGCTGCGGTGTCCATGGCGGCTGGCTCGCTTGCTCCGGCTGCCGGAAGTTTTGGATCCGCTCGAGGTGCTGCT from Drosophila santomea strain STO CAGO 1482 chromosome 3R, Prin_Dsan_1.1, whole genome shotgun sequence includes:
- the LOC120454373 gene encoding origin recognition complex subunit 2 is translated as MSASNKGGYKTPRKENLKSIENLTNSEEESEDLDTARVEDAVESQTKVTSRRSTRRPSPTKKYQAYKEETNGKGQEERIVVNYVELSDERSSEVEDVEQEESLEESENAARPTAKDLHLLQSEYNVAGTSMFGFNTPKKRDAMALAALNATPCTPKTPKTPRLGLKTPDTKRKKSTDQPKTPAHVRTQVKNQIAKIVADSDEDFSGDESDFRPSDEESSSSSSSSDAGNSSDNDAADDEPKTPSKARRAIVVPVLPKTPSAARLRQSARAKKSNEFVPESDGYFHSHASSKILTSDHTLDRLKNPRLAADRVFSLLSEIKLSTEHEGSINAIMEEYRSYFPKWMCILNEGFNILLYGLGSKRQLLQSFHREVLQKQTVLVVNGFFPSLTIKDMLDSITSDILDAGISPANPHEAVDMIEEEFALIPETHLFLIVHNLDGAMLRNVKAQAILSRLARVPNIHLMASIDHINTPLLWDQGKLSSFNFSWWDCTTMLPYTNETAFENSLLVQNSGELALSSMRSVFSSLTTNSRGIYMLIVKYQLKNKGNATYQGMPFRDLYSSCREAFLVSSDLALRAQLTEFLDHKLVKSKRSVDGSEQLTIPIDGGLLQQFLEEQEKK
- the LOC120454372 gene encoding protein roadkill isoform X2, with translation MDLIQEPRLPVNECQASQTARVTSNLHASSSTMAVSRVPSPPLPEVNTPVAENWCYTQVKVVKFSYMWTINNFSFCREEMGEVLKSSTFSAGANDKLKWCLRVNPKGLDEESKDYLSLYLLLVSCNKSEVRAKFKFSILNAKREETKAMESQRAYRFVQGKDWGFKKFIRRDFLLDEANGLLPEDKLTIFCEVSVVADSVNISGQSNIVQFKVPECKLSEDLGNLFDNEKFSDVTLSVGGREFQAHKAILAARSDVFAAMFEHEMEERKLNRVAITDVDHEVLKEMLRFIYTGKAPNLEKMADDLLAAADKYALEKLKVMCEEALCVNLSVETAAETLILADLHSADQLKAQTIDFINTHATDVMETSGWQNMITTHSHLIAEAFRALATQQIPPIGPPRKRVKMS
- the LOC120454372 gene encoding protein roadkill isoform X3; translation: MAVSRVPSPPLPEVNTPVAENWCYTQVKVVKFSYMWTINNFSFCREEMGEVLKSSTFSAGANDKLKWCLRVNPKGLDEESKDYLSLYLLLVSCNKSEVRAKFKFSILNAKREETKAMESQRAYRFVQGKDWGFKKFIRRDFLLDEANGLLPEDKLTIFCEVSVVADSVNISGQSNIVQFKVPECKLSEDLGNLFDNEKFSDVTLSVGGREFQAHKAILAARSDVFAAMFEHEMEERKLNRVAITDVDHEVLKEMLRFIYTGKAPNLEKMADDLLAAADKYALEKLKVMCEEALCVNLSVETAAETLILADLHSADQLKAQTIDFINTHATDVMETSGWQNMITTHSHLIAEAFRALATQQIPPIGPPRKRVKMS